One genomic segment of Brevibacillus laterosporus LMG 15441 includes these proteins:
- a CDS encoding DUF441 domain-containing protein, whose protein sequence is MDITSLLLLLLLGLSIVGSNNAVAIAVSFLLFVRLLQLERVFPFLEQNGLHIGIIILTIGVMTPLASGKITPQMIWSTFTHWQSLLAVAVGIFVAYLGGRGAGLMSANPVIVTGLLVGTIIGVSLFKGVPVGPLIAAGIVSMLFQVLPK, encoded by the coding sequence ATGGACATCACCAGTTTACTTCTATTGTTATTGCTAGGATTGTCAATTGTAGGTAGTAATAATGCAGTAGCGATTGCTGTTTCTTTTTTACTGTTTGTGCGTTTATTACAATTAGAGCGTGTTTTTCCGTTTTTAGAACAAAACGGTTTGCATATTGGAATCATTATTTTAACAATTGGCGTCATGACTCCGCTTGCTAGTGGAAAAATTACACCGCAAATGATTTGGAGTACATTTACCCACTGGCAATCGTTATTAGCTGTAGCGGTGGGAATTTTTGTTGCTTACTTAGGGGGACGAGGTGCAGGCCTCATGTCAGCGAATCCTGTCATTGTTACAGGCTTATTAGTAGGAACAATTATTGGGGTATCACTATTTAAAGGGGTTCCTGTGGGACCATTAATCGCTGCTGGTATCGTTTCGATGTTATTTCAGGTTCTACCAAAATAA
- a CDS encoding DEAD/DEAH box helicase, giving the protein MSNDFMQITRGPIVTFLRERGYEKLTPIQAQTLPVILEGKDVIAESPTGSGKTMAYLLPLVQNLDETKKELQVLVLAPTQELVMQIYREATQLLASIGMHAAALIGGVDAKRQLDKLKTHPAIVIGTPGRVKELLEIRKLKVHTVKSVVIDEADRMLDRGFANSVQDVLRRLMRDTQRLFFSATLSKQTQALIKSMAYEPVVIATEAPESKYEVLHFYLVEEGRKKADALRRLIRLVNAKKTLVFLNTIERVDEIKEKLTYHHLECELLHRDTPKVDRARALQQFREGKLPVLIVTDVAARGIDISDVELVIHYDPATDADTYVHRSGRTGRMGKAGLVFSIVLPNQRFIIQKFSKQKQIPILEKAMSHGALVDPGEARKPNVGQKAKQRESSTGDRTQGKRSPSRKRF; this is encoded by the coding sequence GTGTCTAACGATTTTATGCAAATTACACGAGGTCCCATTGTAACATTTCTAAGGGAACGTGGCTATGAAAAGCTAACTCCTATTCAAGCACAAACCTTACCTGTTATTCTAGAGGGAAAAGATGTCATAGCTGAATCTCCTACGGGATCAGGGAAAACAATGGCATATTTATTGCCTCTTGTCCAAAATTTAGATGAAACAAAAAAAGAATTACAAGTACTAGTATTAGCACCTACGCAAGAGCTGGTTATGCAGATTTATCGCGAGGCTACACAGTTGTTAGCTTCTATTGGAATGCATGCCGCCGCACTGATTGGTGGAGTCGATGCGAAGCGCCAGTTGGACAAGCTAAAAACCCATCCAGCTATTGTTATCGGAACACCGGGGCGCGTTAAAGAGCTGTTAGAAATACGCAAATTAAAAGTGCATACCGTGAAAAGTGTAGTAATCGACGAGGCCGATCGCATGCTCGATCGCGGATTTGCTAATTCGGTGCAGGATGTATTGCGCCGTTTAATGCGTGATACGCAACGCTTGTTTTTCTCTGCAACATTATCTAAACAAACACAAGCTTTAATAAAGAGCATGGCTTACGAGCCGGTAGTCATTGCAACAGAGGCTCCTGAGAGTAAATATGAAGTGCTTCATTTTTATTTAGTAGAAGAAGGGCGTAAAAAAGCGGATGCGCTTCGTCGTCTGATTCGTTTGGTCAATGCTAAAAAAACACTTGTTTTCTTAAATACCATCGAGCGGGTTGATGAAATTAAAGAGAAGCTAACGTATCATCATCTAGAATGCGAACTGCTTCATCGAGATACGCCAAAAGTGGATCGAGCAAGGGCCCTACAGCAATTCCGTGAAGGGAAACTGCCTGTATTAATCGTAACAGATGTAGCCGCGCGCGGTATTGATATTTCTGATGTTGAGCTGGTTATTCACTATGATCCTGCTACAGATGCCGATACATATGTTCACCGTAGCGGAAGAACAGGACGTATGGGGAAGGCAGGACTGGTCTTTTCGATTGTGTTACCTAACCAACGATTTATCATCCAAAAATTCTCTAAACAAAAACAAATTCCGATTCTAGAAAAAGCGATGTCCCATGGGGCTTTGGTTGATCCAGGTGAGGCACGTAAGCCTAATGTGGGACAGAAAGCGAAACAGCGTGAGTCTTCAACTGGAGATCGTACACAAGGTAAGCGGAGTCCTTCAAGAAAACGTTTCTAA
- a CDS encoding phosphodiester glycosidase family protein, translated as MSEAPLTRTRSSKDQQPMRRSKKRKAKRKKKLLVGSIVTFAVLVAGFYLTHDLRLWLAGTLLTTQHSSWAKYTLVGEDALNSLRAEINNPEAINSVSPTEVTTQPGKEEEKQEEKPVQKELTEVVPVEKYFNPAHYFKGYVMKVSDPNRVHLIQTTGAKKNRGKPRGEWISEFSERTNAIGGVNASGFYDPNFMGYGSQAAGLVIVDGKLLQDYNPSGGDTVLGIDYNGKLITGRYTSKELLKMNIRDAMSFRPQLVVNGKNLFAGKDPISWGIAPRTAVGQMADGTILFIVIDGRQKHSIGASMKDMADLLEEYGAVNGMAMDGGTSSMMVDKGNVLTKSANGDPRGRWLPNAWMVY; from the coding sequence ATGTCAGAGGCACCACTAACCCGTACTCGCAGTTCTAAAGATCAGCAACCCATGCGAAGATCAAAAAAGAGAAAAGCGAAACGAAAAAAGAAACTATTAGTAGGAAGTATTGTAACCTTCGCTGTACTAGTAGCCGGTTTTTATTTAACCCACGACTTGCGGTTGTGGCTTGCTGGAACGTTGTTAACAACTCAACATTCCAGTTGGGCTAAATATACATTGGTAGGAGAAGACGCCCTTAATTCTCTTCGTGCGGAGATTAATAATCCCGAAGCGATTAACTCCGTTTCACCTACAGAGGTAACTACTCAGCCTGGAAAAGAAGAAGAAAAACAAGAAGAAAAGCCTGTTCAAAAAGAGCTGACTGAAGTTGTTCCGGTAGAAAAATACTTCAATCCCGCTCATTACTTTAAAGGATACGTTATGAAGGTTTCTGATCCTAACCGAGTTCACTTAATTCAAACAACCGGTGCAAAAAAGAACCGGGGTAAACCACGCGGTGAATGGATTAGTGAATTCTCAGAACGAACGAATGCAATTGGTGGAGTCAATGCAAGCGGCTTTTATGACCCCAATTTTATGGGGTATGGCAGCCAAGCAGCTGGACTAGTAATCGTAGATGGAAAACTGCTTCAAGATTACAATCCATCCGGCGGGGACACCGTGCTTGGAATTGATTATAACGGCAAGCTAATCACAGGTCGTTATACCTCTAAAGAGCTGTTGAAGATGAATATTAGAGATGCTATGTCATTTCGACCTCAATTAGTGGTAAATGGGAAGAACCTTTTTGCTGGAAAAGATCCGATTAGCTGGGGAATCGCTCCCCGTACGGCTGTAGGCCAGATGGCTGATGGCACCATCTTGTTCATTGTGATTGATGGTCGTCAAAAGCACTCTATTGGGGCTAGCATGAAAGATATGGCTGATCTGCTCGAAGAATATGGCGCTGTAAATGGAATGGCTATGGACGGCGGTACTTCTTCTATGATGGTTGATAAAGGCAACGTTCTCACAAAATCCGCAAATGGCGACCCACGTGGTCGTTGGTTACCAAACGCATGGATGGTATACTAA
- the thiC gene encoding phosphomethylpyrimidine synthase ThiC, producing the protein MSILSTPSFFPASRKRYVTGSRPDLLVPFREIMLSPTVDQQGRVTPNAPLQVYDTSGPYTDETRFETIDLSKGLAPLRSPWILERKDTETYGASKNLAPTKSKAANPLPVQEFENRPSLRARRGKRVTQLHYARKGIITPEMEFAAIREGIKPEVVRQEIASGRAILPANINHPELEPMLIGKQFLVKINANIGNSAVLSSIEDEVEKMVWAIRWGADTIMDLSTGKNIHTTREWILRNAPVPVGTVPLYQALEKAGGQPENLSWELYRDTLIEQAEQGVDYFTVHAGLLLRYIPLTMNRVTGIVSRGGSIMASWCLTYHQENFLYTHFREICEIASAYDISLSLGDGLRPGSIADANDAAQMAELETLGELTKIAWEYDVQVMIEGPGHVPMHKIKENVDIQQDICQEAPFYTLGPLTTDIAPGYDHITSAIGAAMIGWFGTAMLCYVTPKEHLGLPNKHDVKEGVIAYKIAAHAADLAKGHPLAQAWDDAMSKARFEFRWHDQFHLSLDPERARDYHDEALPAEPAKTAHFCSMCGPKFCSMKISHELKGMVDNSPLADKSTASLEDSLIETGLSQKAEEFKRSGSKMYT; encoded by the coding sequence ATGTCTATTTTATCAACTCCGTCTTTTTTTCCAGCAAGTCGCAAGAGATATGTGACAGGCTCAAGGCCTGATCTACTGGTTCCGTTTCGTGAAATTATGCTTTCCCCTACTGTTGATCAGCAAGGGCGCGTTACTCCAAATGCTCCTTTGCAAGTGTATGATACGAGCGGACCCTACACAGATGAAACACGGTTTGAAACGATTGATCTAAGCAAAGGTCTTGCACCACTCCGCTCTCCTTGGATTTTAGAACGGAAGGACACGGAAACATATGGAGCCTCCAAAAATCTTGCCCCTACAAAATCAAAGGCCGCTAACCCGCTTCCTGTTCAAGAATTTGAAAATCGTCCATCTTTGCGAGCACGTAGAGGAAAACGCGTCACTCAGCTACATTATGCACGTAAAGGCATCATTACACCTGAAATGGAATTCGCAGCGATACGCGAGGGAATAAAGCCAGAGGTAGTACGTCAAGAAATTGCCAGTGGACGCGCCATATTGCCGGCTAATATAAATCACCCTGAGCTTGAGCCTATGCTTATTGGAAAGCAATTTTTGGTAAAAATAAACGCTAATATTGGAAATTCGGCTGTTCTTTCCTCCATAGAAGATGAAGTTGAAAAAATGGTCTGGGCAATTCGCTGGGGAGCGGATACCATCATGGATTTATCGACCGGTAAAAATATTCACACGACACGTGAATGGATTTTACGGAATGCTCCTGTACCAGTCGGAACTGTACCATTGTATCAAGCTTTGGAGAAAGCGGGAGGACAGCCAGAGAATTTATCCTGGGAATTATACCGGGATACGTTAATCGAGCAAGCAGAACAAGGTGTGGACTATTTCACAGTACATGCTGGACTTTTGCTTCGTTACATCCCCCTTACCATGAACCGCGTGACAGGAATCGTTTCGCGAGGAGGTTCCATTATGGCCTCTTGGTGTCTTACCTATCATCAGGAGAATTTCTTGTATACACATTTCCGTGAGATTTGTGAAATTGCAAGTGCTTACGATATCTCACTCTCCTTAGGGGATGGTCTGCGGCCGGGGTCCATTGCGGATGCCAATGATGCTGCTCAAATGGCGGAATTAGAAACCTTGGGTGAACTAACGAAAATTGCCTGGGAGTATGATGTTCAGGTCATGATCGAAGGGCCGGGACATGTTCCTATGCACAAGATTAAAGAAAACGTAGACATTCAGCAGGATATTTGTCAGGAGGCTCCCTTCTATACGTTAGGGCCGCTTACAACCGATATTGCCCCCGGATATGATCACATTACCTCTGCCATTGGTGCTGCTATGATTGGCTGGTTTGGTACTGCGATGTTATGCTATGTAACACCGAAAGAACATTTAGGACTGCCTAATAAGCATGATGTAAAAGAAGGGGTCATCGCCTATAAAATCGCAGCGCATGCCGCAGATCTAGCAAAAGGTCATCCCCTTGCTCAAGCATGGGATGATGCGATGTCAAAAGCACGATTTGAATTTCGCTGGCACGATCAATTTCATTTATCATTAGATCCCGAGCGAGCACGCGATTATCATGATGAAGCCCTTCCCGCTGAACCAGCTAAAACAGCACATTTTTGCTCGATGTGTGGGCCGAAATTTTGCAGTATGAAAATTAGTCATGAGTTAAAAGGAATGGTTGATAACAGTCCTTTGGCAGATAAAAGTACAGCAAGTCTTGAAGATTCTCTCATTGAAACAGGACTTTCTCAAAAGGCAGAAGAGTTTAAACGCTCTGGCTCTAAAATGTATACCTGA
- a CDS encoding DUF2515 family protein: protein MSAFSKIEILASIRHQVKEANATNITRTNAYHSFYKAYPEIDWALLAHLVSRNGGWQMTDLHGEWLPKILPQQEIEDFFIFLERCNWLIFQDAYPQLLLYAAMQKHSQDFSTWLPELGVSAFMIPIWSQFWRRISQFKGKAWSPFDPSLKDERRRLTWALIINEQNYIHQRVITHPHFVTHVLKRLDFTLPEMLSLQQVLFPYQISCSNAYDKMLVLNLTHFEKLSSRIQIGKTLYHYLFANPERLKAICRFCEEVTHTGSRADYWPHRFTSTKENIRTSAFATDEPFPAYSPCLQQVWLPVRHKNAGGIDWFCDMSWYDKLEEGELLPVEGESEYQSALDMIKQGTHWFAPFLKIKQWLQSITKDRNFSK, encoded by the coding sequence ATGTCTGCTTTTTCAAAAATAGAAATCCTAGCAAGCATTCGTCATCAGGTAAAGGAAGCCAATGCCACAAATATTACCCGCACGAATGCTTATCACTCCTTTTATAAGGCTTATCCTGAGATAGATTGGGCACTGTTAGCTCATCTAGTCTCACGTAACGGCGGTTGGCAAATGACCGATTTACACGGGGAATGGTTGCCCAAAATATTACCTCAGCAAGAAATAGAGGATTTTTTTATCTTTTTGGAGCGATGTAACTGGCTTATATTCCAAGACGCCTATCCCCAGCTATTGCTATATGCAGCCATGCAGAAACATTCGCAGGATTTTTCAACCTGGCTCCCTGAGCTTGGGGTTTCTGCATTTATGATTCCAATCTGGTCTCAATTTTGGCGGAGAATATCCCAATTCAAAGGAAAAGCATGGAGTCCTTTTGATCCATCTCTAAAAGATGAACGTAGACGACTTACCTGGGCTCTCATTATTAATGAGCAAAATTATATTCATCAGCGAGTCATTACCCATCCCCACTTTGTCACACATGTATTAAAACGATTGGATTTTACCTTACCCGAAATGCTTTCCTTGCAACAAGTCCTATTCCCTTACCAAATCTCGTGCAGCAATGCCTACGATAAAATGCTAGTGCTTAATCTAACACATTTTGAGAAGCTATCCAGCCGTATTCAGATCGGCAAAACCTTATATCATTATCTATTTGCGAATCCTGAACGTTTGAAGGCTATCTGTCGTTTTTGCGAAGAGGTTACGCATACAGGCTCAAGGGCTGATTATTGGCCCCATCGATTTACTTCTACGAAAGAAAACATACGTACTTCTGCCTTTGCCACTGATGAACCCTTCCCAGCCTACAGTCCTTGTTTACAACAAGTATGGTTACCCGTTCGCCATAAGAATGCCGGGGGAATAGACTGGTTTTGTGACATGTCCTGGTACGATAAATTAGAAGAAGGGGAACTATTACCAGTAGAAGGAGAGTCTGAATATCAATCAGCATTGGATATGATCAAACAAGGCACTCATTGGTTTGCTCCGTTTTTGAAAATAAAGCAATGGCTACAATCCATTACAAAAGATCGTAATTTTTCAAAATAA
- a CDS encoding HEPN domain-containing protein, with protein MPTLIAPVFNTITDKPLRIQLSEDFFLVSGFEPLYKICHERLRPQMNENRLHFEEKVKPNSLFLYAEYPTLKVKEDRPFIAEIENRLNMANGEGVCSIPYLLTMEENRYGINYVKRSLDGPKFIYTDQIEGLFKRLMNADISFPTVPYRRYLLALEKKSLEDELLDLWIALESLFVPDGKKGEITYKVRTRIAYYLGQTPEERIRIANFIKSSYNHRSEVVHSGKDLGNTIKEEIQILRQIARATLINLALEKTKLQKLREQLDNLVLTGRTYKEEFSPAYFEHIVLP; from the coding sequence ATGCCAACCTTGATTGCACCCGTATTTAATACCATAACAGATAAACCACTTCGTATACAGCTTAGTGAGGATTTCTTTCTGGTATCCGGCTTTGAGCCCTTGTATAAGATTTGTCATGAGCGCTTGCGTCCACAGATGAACGAGAATCGGCTTCATTTTGAAGAGAAGGTAAAACCAAACTCATTGTTTCTCTATGCAGAGTATCCTACCTTAAAAGTAAAAGAGGATCGTCCTTTTATAGCTGAAATAGAGAATCGCTTAAACATGGCGAATGGCGAAGGGGTTTGTTCGATCCCTTATCTATTAACAATGGAAGAAAATCGGTATGGGATTAATTATGTAAAACGCTCATTAGATGGTCCTAAGTTTATCTATACCGATCAGATAGAGGGATTGTTCAAGCGTCTCATGAATGCAGATATCTCGTTTCCAACCGTTCCGTATCGCAGATATTTATTAGCTTTAGAAAAGAAATCGTTGGAGGATGAGTTATTAGATTTATGGATTGCTTTGGAGTCCTTGTTTGTACCAGATGGTAAAAAGGGAGAGATTACGTACAAGGTACGAACAAGAATTGCTTATTATCTGGGGCAAACACCTGAAGAGAGGATTAGGATTGCTAATTTTATTAAAAGCTCCTACAACCATCGTTCTGAAGTGGTTCATAGCGGTAAGGATTTAGGTAATACAATCAAAGAAGAAATACAGATATTACGTCAGATTGCCAGAGCTACCCTTATTAATTTAGCTTTAGAAAAAACGAAACTACAAAAGCTGAGGGAACAACTAGACAATTTAGTGTTAACAGGCAGAACGTACAAGGAGGAGTTTTCACCTGCTTATTTTGAGCATATTGTCTTGCCTTAG
- a CDS encoding low molecular weight protein-tyrosine-phosphatase, whose protein sequence is MVRVLFVCLGNICRSPMAEAVFRHHVQRAGLEQFIEIDSAAIGSWHVGNPPHEGTQLVLTKHNIRFDTIVARQIHSADFQQFDYIVCMDDSNVQKLRAFAPDAKNVTKLMDYASAYKETEVEDPYFTGRFDYVYELVEAGSIGLINHIRNTYHLS, encoded by the coding sequence ATGGTACGTGTGTTATTTGTTTGTCTAGGCAACATTTGTCGATCACCCATGGCAGAGGCAGTTTTTCGTCATCATGTACAACGCGCCGGACTAGAGCAATTCATTGAAATTGATTCAGCAGCGATTGGCAGTTGGCATGTTGGAAATCCTCCACATGAAGGGACTCAACTAGTATTAACGAAGCATAACATTCGTTTTGATACGATTGTTGCTAGACAAATTCATTCTGCTGATTTTCAACAATTTGACTATATTGTATGCATGGATGATTCCAACGTACAAAAATTACGTGCTTTTGCTCCAGATGCTAAAAATGTTACCAAACTGATGGATTATGCTTCCGCTTATAAGGAAACAGAAGTCGAAGATCCCTATTTTACAGGTAGATTTGATTATGTGTATGAGTTAGTCGAAGCAGGTTCGATTGGTTTAATCAATCATATTCGTAATACATACCATTTATCTTAA
- a CDS encoding DUF3900 domain-containing protein: MNFSIDWLSFFVLEQIDDEGTKQVRMSKILSHNEYEQSELKTFLDGEFTKIAKRKVEKNPLHDAAATKLGQFILEPGHPLDSNPNYGLFKRLLHSTAKEDIKSHSLDLLQSYVKTPQVRGGVLIIVKAKLDKLDDSFLFLLKCDFEQKTAVITDENSLISNVEMAINAKNIKSIMYPFMEEEGMVDIYHVKIHQFSHARYFEEFLKFIEYPRTITEIVSQEVISLAKQHIEYTYPEDSPQRQQEEEEIELIATSPKRELAEKWEHETVMEAMNIITEHQPEIELKFKLDHLQVRAMLSDYGTQMNIAKVNGRYVVVLEGDVLQFEKGFSPVEFLKPKSLHELVDDIERRAKEAAIHPGYQGNSAEETSSMEVASALAPSEDTPPW, translated from the coding sequence ATGAACTTTAGTATCGATTGGCTTTCCTTTTTTGTATTAGAGCAGATTGATGATGAGGGAACGAAGCAGGTACGCATGTCTAAAATTCTTTCCCATAATGAATATGAACAAAGCGAACTAAAAACATTCCTTGACGGAGAATTTACCAAGATTGCTAAACGAAAAGTAGAAAAAAACCCCTTACATGATGCGGCGGCAACGAAATTGGGGCAATTTATCCTAGAGCCTGGACATCCGCTAGATTCAAATCCGAATTATGGGTTGTTTAAACGTTTGCTGCATTCCACAGCTAAGGAAGATATCAAATCGCATTCGCTAGACCTTCTACAATCGTATGTCAAAACACCACAAGTTCGCGGTGGCGTACTCATAATCGTCAAAGCCAAGCTAGACAAGCTCGACGATTCATTCTTATTTCTGTTAAAATGTGACTTTGAGCAAAAAACAGCGGTGATCACGGATGAAAACAGCCTGATATCTAATGTGGAAATGGCCATTAATGCAAAAAATATCAAATCAATTATGTACCCCTTCATGGAAGAAGAAGGTATGGTAGATATTTATCATGTGAAAATTCATCAGTTCTCCCATGCTCGCTATTTTGAAGAATTCCTCAAATTTATCGAGTATCCAAGAACGATCACAGAGATTGTCTCTCAAGAAGTTATCTCGCTTGCAAAACAGCATATTGAATATACTTATCCAGAAGATTCACCACAGCGTCAGCAGGAGGAAGAAGAAATCGAGCTAATAGCTACGAGTCCTAAACGGGAGCTGGCTGAGAAATGGGAACATGAGACTGTCATGGAAGCAATGAACATCATTACGGAGCACCAACCTGAGATCGAACTGAAATTTAAATTGGATCACCTACAGGTAAGAGCAATGCTGTCCGATTATGGCACACAAATGAATATTGCCAAAGTGAATGGCCGTTATGTTGTTGTCTTAGAGGGAGATGTGCTGCAATTTGAGAAAGGCTTCTCTCCTGTGGAATTTTTAAAGCCTAAATCTCTTCATGAGCTAGTAGATGACATTGAAAGAAGGGCTAAAGAAGCCGCCATTCATCCTGGATACCAAGGAAACAGCGCTGAAGAAACCTCTAGTATGGAAGTAGCATCAGCACTAGCACCTTCAGAAGATACTCCACCTTGGTAG
- a CDS encoding DUF1811 family protein — MRLYSQFTLAELQEEMETLRKHIDEKKRQNDQVSIGILEQKFFMAKSYYLGTKEFRIGKCYKVHGQQEPFIIEYFNGVFAWGTFQHDREAEAVGFPVGMLEE, encoded by the coding sequence ATGCGTTTATACAGCCAGTTTACCTTAGCAGAACTACAAGAGGAAATGGAAACACTTCGGAAACATATTGATGAGAAAAAAAGACAAAACGATCAGGTAAGCATTGGCATTCTTGAACAAAAATTTTTCATGGCAAAATCCTATTATCTAGGTACCAAAGAATTCCGTATTGGGAAATGCTATAAGGTACACGGACAACAAGAGCCTTTTATCATCGAGTATTTTAATGGTGTCTTTGCGTGGGGAACCTTTCAACATGACAGAGAGGCAGAAGCCGTGGGTTTTCCAGTCGGCATGCTAGAAGAATAA
- a CDS encoding DUF1444 family protein: protein MSYNHDQEQKHNLKGRESIQKRVKELLEKELPEGWRCLLDGEHIKLQAVIKEEIHERSISLQALYKQVEAQPDNRRELLYRYVQHIMAAVKGATDTSKLEGNEQNVYPVLRHSSFFDHPRAKSLITHPHTAETTIAYALDREDGYILLDEKMLQQAGWTQEKLHDLAMDNLEASPYTMKSDQVGEHVLYFLNAQDGYAASRILLPGILHEFEGKKKGKLLGTAIPHQDVMIIGDLANDKGAQLLAQVTHHFASKGDVPICPLPFIYQQGELETYLVVSPNQKG, encoded by the coding sequence ATGAGCTACAATCATGATCAAGAACAAAAACACAATCTAAAAGGCCGTGAATCCATTCAGAAGCGTGTAAAAGAATTATTGGAGAAAGAATTACCCGAGGGCTGGAGATGTCTTTTAGACGGGGAGCACATTAAGCTACAAGCTGTTATAAAAGAGGAGATCCATGAGCGTTCCATTTCTCTACAAGCCTTATATAAGCAGGTGGAAGCTCAGCCTGACAACCGTCGTGAACTTTTATATCGCTATGTACAGCATATCATGGCAGCGGTAAAAGGAGCTACAGATACGAGTAAGCTAGAGGGTAATGAACAGAATGTGTATCCAGTGTTGCGCCATTCATCTTTCTTCGATCATCCTAGAGCAAAAAGCTTAATTACCCATCCCCATACAGCAGAAACCACAATTGCCTATGCATTAGATCGCGAGGATGGATACATTCTACTAGATGAGAAAATGCTACAGCAGGCTGGATGGACCCAGGAGAAACTCCATGACCTTGCGATGGATAATCTTGAGGCATCTCCTTATACCATGAAAAGCGATCAGGTAGGAGAGCATGTGCTTTATTTTCTCAATGCACAAGACGGATATGCGGCGAGTCGGATTTTATTGCCCGGCATCCTACATGAATTTGAGGGGAAAAAGAAAGGAAAGCTACTGGGAACCGCTATTCCTCACCAGGATGTCATGATCATTGGCGATCTAGCAAATGATAAAGGCGCACAACTATTAGCTCAAGTAACACACCATTTCGCAAGTAAAGGTGACGTGCCAATATGTCCGTTACCTTTCATCTATCAACAAGGGGAATTAGAGACCTACCTAGTCGTCAGTCCTAATCAGAAAGGATAA